In a genomic window of Chrysemys picta bellii isolate R12L10 chromosome 1, ASM1138683v2, whole genome shotgun sequence:
- the FBXL14 gene encoding F-box/LRR-repeat protein 14: protein METHISCLFPELLAMIFGYLEVRDKGRAAQVCTAWRDAAYHRSVWRGVEAKLHLRRANPSLFPSLAARGIRRVQILSLRRSLSYVIQGMAEIESLNLSGCYNLTDNGLGHAFVAEIGSLRALNLSLCKQITDSSLGRIAQYLKGLEVLELGGCSNITNTGLLLIAWGLQRLKSLNLRSCRHLSDVGIGHLAGMTRSAAEGCLGLEQLTLQDCQKLSDLSLKHLARGLGRLRQLNLSFCGGISDAGLLHLSHMSSLRSLNLRSCDNISDTGIMHLAMGSLRLSGLDVSFCDKVGDQSLAYIAQGLDGLRSLSLCSCHISDEGINRMVRQMHGLRTLNIGQCVRITDKGLELIAEHLSQLTGIDLYGCTRITKRGLERITQLPCLKVLNLGLWQMTESEKVR, encoded by the coding sequence ATGGAGACGCACATCTCGTGTCTGTTCCCGGAGCTGCTGGCCATGATCTTCGGGTACCTGGAGGTGCGGGACAAGGGCCGGGCAGCGCAGGTGTGCACGGCCTGGCGGGACGCCGCCTATCACCGCTCCGTGTGGCGGGGCGTGGAGGCCAAGCTGCACCTGCGCCGCGCCAACCCCTcgctcttccccagcctggcggCGCGGGGCATCCGGCGGGTGCAGATCCTGTCGCTGCGGCGCAGCCTGAGCTACGTGATCCAGGGCATGGCGGAGATCGAGAGCCTCAACCTGAGCGGCTGCTACAACCTCACCGACAACGGGCTGGGCCACGCCTTTGTGGCGGAGATCGGCTCGCTGCGGGCGCTTAACCTGAGCCTCTGCAAGCAGATCACCGACAGCAGCCTGGGCCGCATCGCCCAGTACCTCAAGGGCCTCGAGGTGCTggagctgggcggctgcagcaacATCACCAACACTGGCCTCCTACTCATCGCCTGGGGTTTGCAGCGCCTCAAGAGCCTCAACCTGCGCTCATGCCGCCACCTCTCTGACGTGGGCATTGGGCACCTGGCCGGCATGACCCGCAGTGCAGCTGAGGGCTGCTTGGGCCTGGAGCAGCTCACGCTGCaggactgccagaagctgagcgACCTCTCACTAAAGCACCTGGCCCGAGGGCTGGGACGCCTCCGCCAGCTCAACCTCAGCTTCTGTGGGGGCATTTCAGATGCGGGGCTGCTCCACCTGTCCCACATGAGCAGCCTGCGCAGCCTCAACCTGCGCTCCTGCGACAACATCAGCGACACAGGCATCATGCATCTGGCCATGGGCAGCCTGCGCCTTTCGGGCCTTGATGTTTCCTTCTGTGACAAGGTGGGGGACCAGAGCCTAGCCTATATCGCACAGGGCCTGGATGGGCTGCgttccctctccctctgctcctgccaCATCAGCGATGAGGGCATCAACCGTATGGTGCGTCAGATGCATGGGCTCCGCACACTCAACATTGGCCAATGTGTCCGTATCACTGACAAGGGCCTGGAGCTCATTGCAGAGCACCTCAGCCAGCTCACAGGCATTGATCTTTATGGCTGCACCCGCATCACTAAGCGGGGCTTGGAGCGCATCACCCAGCTGCCCTGTCTCAAGGTGCTCAACCTGGGACTTTGGCAAATGACTGAGAGTGAGAAGGTCAGGTGA